Proteins found in one Solirubrobacterales bacterium genomic segment:
- a CDS encoding DUF488 domain-containing protein, whose amino-acid sequence MNGQPEVLTIGHSTHDAERFQALLRTHRIELLADVRRHPGSRRHPQFGADSLSAALRQAGIGYRPLGEQLGGRRRPLRDSRNTGWRVAAFRAYADHMRSPEFAAGLEVLEEQAQKHRVAIMCAEGDWRRCHRRLIADALLAGGWRVRHIRPDGGLEDHELTPFAIVQEGRVGYPAQGSLDA is encoded by the coding sequence ATGAACGGCCAGCCGGAGGTGCTCACCATCGGCCACTCGACGCACGACGCGGAGCGCTTCCAGGCGCTGCTCCGCACACACCGAATCGAGCTGCTGGCCGACGTGCGCCGACACCCCGGATCGCGCAGGCATCCCCAGTTCGGCGCCGACTCGCTCAGCGCGGCACTCCGACAGGCTGGGATCGGATATCGGCCCTTGGGCGAGCAGCTCGGCGGGCGACGCCGCCCCCTCCGGGATTCCCGGAATACAGGGTGGCGCGTGGCCGCATTTCGGGCCTACGCCGACCACATGCGGAGCCCGGAGTTCGCCGCCGGGCTCGAGGTGCTGGAGGAGCAGGCGCAGAAGCATCGCGTGGCGATCATGTGCGCCGAGGGGGACTGGCGACGCTGTCACCGCCGGCTGATCGCCGACGCGCTCCTGGCCGGCGGGTGGCGAGTGCGCCACATCAGGCCCGACGGTGGCCTCGAGGACCACGAGCTGACGCCCTTCGCGATCGTCCAAGAAGGCCGGGTCGGATACCCGGCCCAGGGCTCGCTCGACGCGTGA
- a CDS encoding FTR1 family protein, with protein sequence MGSFVITLREGFEAALIVSLILAYLAKTGQLQEHRRSVWLGVGVGVAASVLIGAILFASAGELEGDSEALYEGTAMIVAAGVVTWMAFWMRKQAATIGGHLRAQVSESLRIGGGVALASVAFIGVAREGVETALFLFASTGESGAVVTMIGGIAGLVAAIVLGTLFYRGALRMNLSRFFLVTSVLVIAFAAYLIFSGIHEFGEVAGSEALELAAPLAALLYGGGFALLYLRDSRRPAARPAAEPAPEAESAG encoded by the coding sequence ATGGGCTCCTTCGTAATCACGCTCCGCGAGGGCTTCGAGGCGGCGCTGATCGTCTCCCTGATCCTCGCCTACCTGGCGAAGACCGGTCAGCTCCAGGAGCATCGTCGCAGCGTCTGGCTGGGGGTCGGTGTGGGAGTCGCCGCAAGCGTCTTGATCGGCGCGATCCTGTTCGCCTCGGCCGGGGAGCTGGAGGGCGATTCGGAGGCCCTCTATGAGGGCACGGCGATGATCGTCGCCGCGGGCGTCGTCACCTGGATGGCCTTCTGGATGCGAAAGCAGGCGGCCACGATCGGGGGCCATCTCCGAGCGCAGGTCAGCGAGTCATTGCGCATCGGAGGGGGGGTCGCGCTGGCGTCGGTGGCCTTCATCGGAGTGGCCAGGGAGGGTGTCGAGACCGCGCTGTTCCTGTTCGCCTCGACCGGCGAGTCGGGCGCGGTGGTGACCATGATCGGCGGGATCGCCGGGCTCGTGGCCGCGATCGTTCTGGGCACGCTCTTTTACCGGGGAGCCCTGCGCATGAACCTGAGCCGGTTCTTCCTGGTCACGAGCGTGCTGGTCATCGCCTTCGCCGCGTACCTGATCTTCAGCGGCATCCACGAGTTCGGCGAGGTCGCCGGCAGCGAGGCCCTCGAGCTCGCCGCGCCGCTCGCCGCGCTGCTCTACGGCGGGGGATTCGCGCTGCTCTACCTCCGGGATTCGCGGCGGCCGGCCGCCAGGCCCGCCGCCGAGCCGGCGCCTGAGGCGGAGAGCGCCGGCTAG
- a CDS encoding PaaI family thioesterase — protein MKRATPGAATDVWREPVRGAYLDPRLIALPGCERLEGWRRGLLPPPPLSHLTGARPTGVGSGTAEAKMPASGWLASSNGVIAGGVLAVLADIVFGCSVESELPAATPCTTAELSLSFLRPARPGGVLTASGQAIHVGRSVGLSEAFVIEEGSERLLAHGTSRLTIFPPVEPPPDPPADPEPFEPPEYETPDPYLRPAPNGIIGQEIWSELPGAEIMRRQLVGELPPPPVHHLTGLVPVEIGEGRATVAMPRSEWLANPTGRLQGGAIAMLADFAMLIAVETTVPAGVAFAALDLKANFLRPVMPDETELTAQAEVIHTGRTIAITRATVTNAGGKPVLLATGSSIYLPGRPASLGEVELSDREAAG, from the coding sequence GTGAAGCGAGCCACGCCTGGCGCGGCCACCGACGTCTGGCGCGAGCCGGTTCGGGGCGCCTACCTCGACCCTCGGCTGATTGCCCTGCCCGGGTGTGAGCGCCTGGAGGGATGGCGCCGGGGCCTCTTGCCCCCGCCGCCGCTCTCCCACCTCACGGGCGCCCGGCCGACCGGGGTCGGGTCCGGCACCGCCGAGGCCAAGATGCCCGCCTCGGGTTGGCTGGCATCTTCGAACGGAGTGATCGCCGGAGGAGTGCTGGCGGTGCTCGCCGACATCGTCTTCGGCTGCTCGGTCGAATCCGAGCTGCCGGCGGCCACCCCATGCACCACCGCTGAGCTGTCGCTGTCCTTCCTGCGTCCGGCACGCCCGGGCGGGGTGCTGACCGCGAGCGGGCAGGCGATCCACGTTGGGCGCTCCGTGGGCCTGTCGGAGGCCTTCGTGATCGAGGAGGGAAGCGAGCGCCTGCTGGCCCACGGGACCTCCCGGCTGACGATCTTCCCTCCGGTCGAGCCGCCGCCGGATCCGCCCGCGGATCCCGAGCCGTTCGAGCCCCCCGAGTACGAGACACCCGATCCCTATCTGCGTCCGGCCCCGAACGGGATCATCGGGCAGGAAATCTGGAGCGAGCTCCCCGGCGCCGAGATCATGCGCCGCCAGCTAGTCGGCGAGCTGCCACCGCCTCCGGTCCATCACCTGACCGGGTTGGTCCCGGTGGAGATCGGCGAGGGCAGGGCCACCGTGGCGATGCCACGGAGCGAGTGGCTCGCCAACCCAACCGGAAGGCTCCAGGGCGGCGCGATCGCGATGCTCGCCGACTTCGCGATGCTGATCGCGGTGGAGACGACCGTCCCCGCCGGCGTCGCCTTCGCCGCTCTCGACCTGAAGGCCAACTTCCTGCGGCCCGTGATGCCGGACGAGACGGAGCTCACCGCGCAGGCTGAGGTGATCCACACCGGGCGCACGATCGCGATCACCCGCGCCACGGTGACCAACGCCGGGGGCAAGCCGGTCCTCCTGGCCACAGGCTCCTCGATCTACCTACCCGGCCGCCCCGCGAGCCTCGGTGAGGTGGAGCTGAGCGACCGCGAGGCAGCCGGGTAA
- the truA gene encoding tRNA pseudouridine(38-40) synthase TruA: MAVVRLTIAYDGTPFAGWAAQPGLRTIQGELEAALQRILGVPVSLTVAGRTDAGVHAWGQVASFELEGAPPEGLAHRLNAILPTEISVIEARAAPAEFDARRDARSRTYCYRVLASPVRHPLETGRALWWPRRVERTALDRCAAALVGRRDFTAFTPTETEHVRFEREVTRAEWRVQSPAERFPGELLEFWIEADAFMRHMVRVLVGTMLEVANAARSAEDFADLLRGAPRERAGETAPPHGLYLASVSY, encoded by the coding sequence CTGGCGGTCGTCCGCCTCACGATTGCCTACGACGGGACGCCCTTCGCCGGCTGGGCGGCTCAGCCGGGGCTGCGCACGATTCAGGGCGAGCTGGAGGCGGCGCTTCAGCGGATCCTGGGTGTGCCGGTGTCGCTGACCGTTGCCGGCCGGACCGACGCGGGCGTTCACGCCTGGGGGCAGGTGGCGAGCTTCGAGCTCGAGGGCGCCCCGCCGGAGGGCCTGGCCCACCGTCTGAATGCGATCCTGCCGACGGAGATCTCCGTGATCGAGGCGCGAGCGGCCCCCGCGGAGTTCGACGCCCGCCGGGACGCCCGCTCGCGAACCTATTGCTACCGAGTGCTTGCGTCTCCGGTTCGGCACCCGCTGGAGACGGGGCGCGCGCTGTGGTGGCCGCGCCGAGTCGAGCGCACGGCACTGGACCGATGCGCGGCGGCACTGGTGGGCAGGCGTGACTTCACCGCCTTTACTCCCACGGAAACCGAGCACGTCCGCTTCGAGCGCGAGGTGACCCGGGCCGAGTGGCGCGTGCAAAGTCCCGCCGAGCGGTTCCCGGGCGAGCTGCTGGAGTTCTGGATCGAGGCGGACGCCTTCATGCGCCACATGGTCCGGGTCCTCGTCGGGACGATGCTCGAGGTGGCGAACGCCGCCCGCAGCGCCGAGGACTTCGCGGACCTGCTTCGCGGCGCACCTCGCGAGCGCGCCGGCGAGACGGCGCCTCCGCACGGCCTCTACCTGGCGTCGGTCAGCTACTAG
- the rplQ gene encoding 50S ribosomal protein L17 gives MRHQKTRHKLSRDTAHRRSLLRNLCREVIQHERIKTSQAKAKAVKPELEKLITLAKRGDLHARRRALSELGQDKFIVHKLFEEIAPRYAERPGGYTRIIKLGPRRSDSTEMVFLELV, from the coding sequence ATGCGCCACCAGAAGACCAGGCACAAGCTGAGCCGGGACACGGCGCATCGCCGCTCGTTGCTGCGGAACCTTTGCCGCGAGGTGATCCAGCATGAGCGGATCAAGACCAGCCAGGCGAAGGCCAAGGCGGTGAAGCCCGAGCTCGAGAAGCTGATCACGCTTGCCAAGCGCGGGGATCTCCACGCGCGCCGCCGCGCCCTGTCCGAGCTGGGCCAGGACAAGTTCATCGTCCACAAGCTGTTCGAGGAGATCGCCCCTCGTTACGCGGAGCGTCCCGGCGGCTACACGCGGATCATCAAGCTCGGCCCGCGCCGCTCCGATTCCACCGAGATGGTCTTCCTCGAGCTGGTCTAG
- a CDS encoding DNA-directed RNA polymerase subunit alpha, protein MTTLPEFQIPKISSEDVDDNRGAFTIEPLDKGFGYTFGNSLRRVLLSSLGGAAIKSVRIEGVAHEFSDVSGVKEDVTDIVLNLKDIVIRMHTDADEVEAPLVATGPGEVKAKDIDLPAGVEILNPEVSIATLEKRTKLEMYLTIGRGRGYSPAEENKNEDQPLGVIPIDSIFSPIRRASYSVDSARVGQRTDFDKLSLDIETDGSMEPASALREAAEILIKSLAIFTDADRVEELTSRDGAGAVEPGFAQLATGEGDDRLIEELEIGVRAYNCLKRAGIQTVGDLIQRSESELNAIPNFGKRSTEEVIEALNALGLTLRDE, encoded by the coding sequence ATGACCACCCTGCCCGAGTTCCAAATCCCGAAGATCTCCTCAGAGGACGTCGACGACAACCGCGGCGCCTTCACCATCGAGCCCCTCGACAAGGGCTTCGGCTACACCTTCGGCAACAGCCTGCGCCGGGTCCTGCTCTCCTCGCTTGGCGGGGCCGCGATCAAGAGCGTGCGGATCGAAGGCGTGGCGCACGAGTTCTCGGACGTCTCCGGGGTCAAGGAGGACGTCACCGACATCGTCCTGAACCTGAAGGACATCGTGATCCGCATGCACACCGATGCGGACGAGGTGGAGGCCCCGCTGGTCGCCACCGGTCCCGGCGAGGTGAAGGCGAAGGACATCGACCTTCCCGCGGGCGTTGAGATCCTCAACCCGGAGGTCTCGATCGCGACGCTCGAGAAGCGGACCAAGCTGGAGATGTATCTGACCATCGGCCGCGGTCGCGGCTACTCGCCCGCCGAGGAGAACAAGAACGAGGATCAGCCGCTGGGGGTGATCCCGATCGACTCGATCTTCTCGCCGATCCGCCGCGCTTCCTACTCGGTGGACTCGGCACGGGTCGGCCAGCGCACCGACTTCGACAAGCTGTCGCTGGATATCGAGACCGACGGATCGATGGAGCCCGCCTCCGCGCTTCGCGAGGCGGCCGAGATCCTGATCAAGAGCCTGGCGATCTTCACCGACGCCGACCGGGTGGAGGAGCTGACCAGTCGCGACGGCGCCGGCGCGGTGGAGCCCGGCTTCGCGCAGCTCGCCACGGGCGAGGGCGACGACCGCCTGATCGAGGAGCTGGAGATCGGCGTCCGGGCCTACAACTGCCTGAAGCGGGCCGGCATCCAGACGGTTGGCGACCTGATCCAGCGCTCGGAGTCGGAGCTGAACGCGATCCCCAACTTCGGCAAGCGCTCCACGGAAGAGGTGATCGAGGCCCTGAACGCCCTCGGCCTCACGCTCAGGGACGAGTAG
- the rpsD gene encoding 30S ribosomal protein S4, producing MARDTGPQCKQCRREGQKLFLKGERCLTEKCGVERRSYPPGEHGRGRMRQSEYRQQLREKQKARRYYQVLEKQFRGYYQKASRQPGVTGENLLRLLEQRLDNVLVRLGFAASRRQARQLVGHGHWLVNGRRVDIPSYQVHPDDVITIRPGSAASDVVRTATELTTVVPPWLQADHDALTAKVLRLPDRSEIMTPVQEQLIVELYSK from the coding sequence ATGGCCCGAGACACCGGTCCGCAGTGCAAGCAGTGCCGCCGCGAGGGACAGAAGCTGTTCCTCAAGGGAGAGCGCTGCCTGACCGAGAAGTGCGGCGTGGAGCGGCGGTCATATCCGCCGGGTGAGCACGGGCGTGGGCGCATGCGCCAGTCGGAGTACCGACAGCAGCTTCGCGAGAAGCAGAAGGCACGGCGCTACTACCAGGTGCTCGAGAAGCAGTTCCGCGGCTACTACCAAAAGGCCTCCCGCCAGCCGGGCGTCACCGGCGAGAACCTCCTGCGGCTGCTGGAGCAGAGGCTCGACAACGTGCTCGTGCGCCTAGGCTTCGCCGCCTCGCGGCGTCAGGCCCGGCAGCTCGTCGGCCATGGCCACTGGCTCGTAAACGGGCGCCGCGTCGACATTCCCTCGTACCAGGTCCACCCGGACGACGTGATCACGATCCGGCCCGGCTCCGCGGCCAGCGACGTGGTGCGCACGGCCACCGAGCTCACCACGGTCGTGCCACCTTGGCTGCAGGCGGACCACGACGCCCTGACCGCGAAAGTGCTCCGCCTGCCCGACCGCAGCGAGATCATGACGCCGGTGCAGGAGCAGCTGATCGTCGAGCTCTACTCCAAGTAG
- the rpsK gene encoding 30S ribosomal protein S11, translating to MAQPKKGTRGKGRSRRRVKKNIAYGIAHIKTSFNNTIVTITDTDGSVVCWESAGSAGFKGSRKSTPFAAQVTADSAARKGMEHGLERVEVHAKGAGSGRDTAIRSLQAAGLQVTTVKDVTPQAHNGCRPRKRRRV from the coding sequence GTGGCGCAACCGAAGAAGGGTACACGCGGCAAGGGACGCTCCCGCCGGCGGGTGAAGAAGAACATCGCCTACGGAATCGCCCACATCAAGACGAGCTTCAACAACACGATCGTGACGATCACGGACACCGACGGAAGCGTCGTCTGCTGGGAGTCCGCCGGCTCGGCCGGCTTCAAGGGCTCGCGGAAGTCGACCCCGTTCGCCGCCCAGGTGACGGCCGACTCCGCCGCGCGAAAGGGAATGGAGCACGGCCTCGAGCGGGTGGAGGTTCACGCCAAGGGTGCGGGCTCCGGCCGCGACACGGCGATCCGCTCGCTCCAGGCGGCCGGGCTCCAGGTCACGACCGTGAAGGACGTCACTCCACAGGCGCACAACGGCTGCCGGCCCCGCAAGCGCCGCCGAGTCTGA
- the rpsM gene encoding 30S ribosomal protein S13 — MARIAGVNIPLNKRVEVGLTYVYGIGPSTAGKLVESAGVDPNTYVKDLTDDEVVKLREAVESKEVEGDLRRERSQNVKRLSEIGAYRGLRHRRGLPVRGQRTKTNARSRKGPRRMSVAGKRKAPGPR; from the coding sequence TTGGCTCGTATCGCTGGCGTAAACATCCCGCTCAACAAGCGCGTCGAGGTGGGCCTCACCTACGTCTACGGAATCGGCCCCTCCACCGCCGGCAAGCTCGTCGAGAGCGCCGGGGTGGATCCGAACACCTACGTCAAGGACCTGACCGACGACGAGGTCGTGAAGCTTCGCGAGGCGGTCGAGTCCAAAGAGGTGGAGGGGGACCTGCGCCGCGAGCGCTCCCAGAACGTCAAGCGGCTGTCCGAGATCGGCGCCTACCGTGGGCTCCGCCACCGGCGCGGCCTTCCGGTCAGGGGACAGCGAACCAAGACCAACGCCCGCAGCCGCAAGGGCCCCAGGCGAATGAGCGTCGCCGGCAAGCGCAAGGCGCCGGGGCCGAGGTAG
- the rpmJ gene encoding 50S ribosomal protein L36, with the protein MKVRASVKPMCERCRVIRRRGVVLVICSNPRHKQRQG; encoded by the coding sequence ATGAAGGTTCGAGCGTCCGTAAAGCCGATGTGCGAGCGTTGCCGGGTGATTCGGCGGCGCGGCGTCGTGCTGGTCATCTGCTCGAACCCGCGCCACAAGCAGCGGCAGGGTTGA
- the map gene encoding type I methionyl aminopeptidase, with protein sequence MPIVRKTEEQIELMAAAGAIQARCLRMLSSKCHPGITTAELDEAAQRFIASQGGEPSFKGYRGFPGSICTSPNSMVVHGIPGAYELKRGDIISLDVGVTKDGWVADAAITVPVGPVNPEARRLLDVTKQALIAGTQEVRPRNRLGDVSSAIQRQVELEGFSIIRSLVGHGIGRDMHEDPQIPNYGEPGRGPELEPGMVFAIEPMVNAGSPEVRVGEDNWAVYSADGSLAAHFEFTVAVTEDGPRVLTPWHEE encoded by the coding sequence GTGCCGATAGTCCGGAAGACCGAGGAGCAGATCGAGCTGATGGCCGCCGCGGGGGCGATCCAGGCCCGCTGCCTCCGCATGCTGAGCTCCAAGTGCCATCCCGGCATCACCACCGCGGAGCTCGACGAGGCTGCGCAGCGCTTCATAGCGTCGCAGGGAGGAGAGCCCTCCTTCAAGGGGTACCGTGGCTTCCCCGGCTCCATCTGCACGTCGCCGAACTCGATGGTCGTTCACGGCATCCCGGGCGCCTATGAGCTGAAGCGCGGAGACATCATTTCGCTCGACGTGGGGGTGACCAAGGACGGCTGGGTGGCCGACGCGGCGATCACGGTTCCGGTCGGGCCAGTCAACCCGGAGGCGCGCCGACTGCTCGACGTCACGAAGCAGGCGTTGATCGCCGGCACCCAAGAGGTTCGGCCCCGCAACCGGCTTGGCGACGTCTCCTCGGCGATCCAGCGCCAGGTCGAGCTGGAGGGCTTCTCGATCATCCGCTCGCTGGTTGGCCACGGAATCGGCCGGGACATGCACGAGGACCCCCAGATCCCCAACTACGGAGAGCCGGGCAGAGGTCCCGAGCTCGAGCCGGGGATGGTGTTTGCGATCGAGCCGATGGTGAACGCCGGCAGCCCCGAGGTCCGTGTGGGCGAGGACAACTGGGCGGTCTACTCCGCCGATGGCTCGCTGGCCGCCCATTTCGAGTTCACCGTTGCCGTCACCGAGGACGGCCCACGCGTTCTCACCCCCTGGCACGAGGAATAA
- a CDS encoding adenylate kinase, producing the protein MSELNLVLLGPPGSGKGTQGERLQKDFRLPYYATGDILRAAVRDGTELGVTAKEYMDRGDLVPDEVIVGLIAERVARSEAGDGFILDGFPRTIAQAEALDAKMEELGRALTAAVLIEVSDEEVVRRLGGRRTCVKEGHIFHVEFDPPKNEGICDICGARLEIREDDKPEVIRHRVEEYHSKTEPLVAYFEDKGLLRRVDGSLEPDDVNDRIRALLATLRMEEEL; encoded by the coding sequence ATGTCTGAGTTGAACCTCGTCTTACTAGGTCCGCCCGGGTCCGGCAAGGGGACCCAGGGCGAACGCCTGCAAAAGGACTTCCGGCTTCCGTACTACGCAACCGGCGACATCCTTCGCGCGGCGGTCCGCGATGGCACCGAGCTCGGTGTGACGGCGAAGGAGTACATGGACCGGGGGGACCTGGTGCCGGATGAGGTGATCGTCGGGTTGATCGCGGAGCGGGTCGCTCGTTCCGAAGCCGGCGACGGTTTCATTCTCGACGGGTTTCCACGGACGATCGCGCAGGCCGAGGCGCTGGACGCGAAGATGGAGGAGCTCGGCCGCGCGCTGACCGCCGCGGTCCTGATCGAAGTCTCGGACGAGGAGGTCGTTCGTCGCCTCGGTGGTCGGCGCACGTGCGTCAAGGAGGGGCACATCTTTCACGTCGAGTTCGATCCTCCGAAGAACGAGGGCATCTGCGACATCTGCGGTGCCCGCCTCGAGATCCGCGAAGACGACAAACCCGAGGTGATTCGCCACCGCGTCGAGGAATATCACTCGAAGACGGAGCCGCTGGTGGCGTATTTCGAGGACAAGGGGCTGTTGCGGCGGGTCGACGGGTCGCTCGAGCCGGACGACGTCAACGACCGCATCCGTGCCCTGCTCGCCACCCTGCGCATGGAGGAGGAGCTTTAG
- the secY gene encoding preprotein translocase subunit SecY yields the protein MLQTIANAFKVAEIRKKLAFTAAMLLLYRLGAYIPAPGVDLNTVKEIESNFSGNSILGFLNLFSGGSLSRLSLFALGIMPYITASIILQLLTVVVPSLERLQKEGEVGQQKITQYTRYLTVALAFAQSLGYVFLFRSFQNAAGTSVVGTLTFPRVFLIVMALTAGTTLLMWLGELITQRGIGNGISLMIFASIASSIPNGIQAWWTNPDQVFVVMMPFIALAVIVGIVFVQEGQRRIPVQYAKRVVGRRMTTGGSTYLPLRVNMAGVIPVIFAASIMAFPPTIGQLLNTPAALDFAAFFSPNGWAYVVGEVFFIVIFTYFYTAVTFNPVDQADNLKKYGGFIPGVRPGRPTAEYLDRILSRLTFPGALYLGAVAALPTILISQTSANFFFGGTSILIVIGVALDTVKQLEAQLMMRNYEGFLK from the coding sequence GTGCTTCAGACGATCGCCAACGCCTTCAAGGTCGCCGAGATTCGCAAGAAGCTCGCGTTCACGGCGGCGATGCTGTTGCTCTACAGGCTCGGCGCCTACATCCCGGCTCCGGGGGTGGATCTCAACACGGTCAAGGAGATCGAGTCGAACTTCTCCGGGAACTCGATCCTCGGCTTCCTCAACCTGTTCAGCGGCGGCAGCCTCTCGAGGCTGTCCCTGTTCGCGCTGGGGATCATGCCCTACATCACGGCCTCGATCATCCTCCAGCTCCTGACCGTGGTCGTGCCCTCGCTGGAGCGGCTTCAAAAGGAGGGCGAGGTCGGCCAGCAGAAGATCACCCAGTACACCCGCTACCTGACCGTGGCCCTCGCCTTTGCCCAGTCCTTGGGCTACGTGTTCCTGTTCCGCTCCTTCCAGAACGCCGCCGGAACCAGCGTCGTCGGCACGCTGACCTTCCCGAGGGTGTTCCTGATCGTGATGGCACTGACGGCCGGCACCACGCTCTTGATGTGGCTCGGCGAGCTGATCACCCAGCGCGGGATCGGGAACGGGATCTCGCTGATGATCTTCGCCTCGATCGCATCGTCGATTCCGAACGGGATCCAGGCGTGGTGGACGAACCCCGACCAGGTGTTCGTGGTGATGATGCCGTTCATCGCCCTGGCCGTGATCGTCGGGATCGTCTTCGTACAGGAGGGCCAGCGCCGTATCCCGGTGCAGTATGCAAAGCGGGTCGTCGGCCGGCGGATGACCACCGGCGGCTCGACCTACCTGCCGCTGCGCGTCAACATGGCGGGCGTCATCCCGGTGATCTTCGCGGCCTCGATCATGGCCTTCCCGCCGACCATCGGGCAGCTCCTGAACACGCCCGCGGCGCTCGACTTCGCCGCCTTCTTCAGCCCCAACGGCTGGGCCTACGTCGTCGGCGAGGTCTTCTTCATCGTGATCTTCACCTACTTCTACACAGCGGTCACCTTCAACCCGGTGGACCAGGCTGACAACCTGAAGAAATACGGCGGCTTCATCCCCGGGGTGAGGCCGGGACGACCTACCGCCGAATACCTGGACCGCATCCTGTCCAGGCTCACGTTCCCCGGGGCTCTGTACTTGGGCGCGGTCGCAGCGCTCCCGACCATCCTGATCAGCCAGACGTCGGCCAACTTCTTCTTCGGCGGCACCTCGATCCTGATCGTGATCGGCGTCGCCCTGGACACCGTGAAGCAGCTGGAGGCGCAGCTCATGATGCGCAACTACGAGGGTTTCTTGAAGTAG
- the rplO gene encoding 50S ribosomal protein L15: protein MGLHSLRPKPGSRHPRKRVGRGAGSGLGKTAGRGTKGAGARSGNKRKPGYEGGQNPIHMRTRKLRGPRRKMSMPFERFRTHTQPVNVADLEARFASGDEVTPDSLRAAGLAKRRHPVKVLGRGELTKKLTVRAHAFSASAKEKIEKAGGACEVVDS from the coding sequence ATCGGGCTCCATTCGCTGCGCCCGAAGCCAGGCTCACGTCATCCTCGAAAGCGGGTCGGCCGTGGCGCTGGATCGGGACTGGGCAAGACTGCCGGCCGGGGCACCAAGGGCGCGGGCGCCCGCTCGGGCAACAAGCGCAAGCCCGGCTACGAGGGCGGCCAGAACCCGATCCACATGCGCACCCGAAAGCTTCGAGGGCCGCGCCGCAAGATGTCCATGCCCTTCGAACGTTTTCGAACCCACACGCAGCCCGTCAATGTGGCCGACCTCGAGGCGCGCTTCGCCTCGGGCGACGAGGTCACGCCGGACAGCCTCCGAGCCGCCGGGCTGGCGAAGCGACGCCATCCGGTGAAGGTGCTGGGGCGAGGCGAGCTGACCAAGAAGCTCACTGTCCGCGCCCATGCCTTCAGCGCCTCCGCGAAGGAGAAGATCGAGAAGGCCGGCGGAGCCTGTGAGGTGGTCGACAGCTAG
- the rpmD gene encoding 50S ribosomal protein L30, translated as MMLVIKQIRSANGANPKQRDTLRSLKLGRIGRESKRTDSPELRGMLGIVGHLVKVQEEAGS; from the coding sequence ATGATGTTGGTCATCAAGCAGATCCGCTCGGCCAACGGCGCCAACCCCAAGCAGCGCGACACGCTTCGCTCGCTGAAGCTCGGTCGAATCGGCCGGGAGTCCAAGCGGACGGACAGCCCGGAGCTGCGTGGGATGCTCGGGATCGTGGGCCACCTGGTGAAGGTCCAGGAGGAGGCCGGCTCGTAG
- the rplR gene encoding 50S ribosomal protein L18 has protein sequence MAVLTKPQHRLRRRRRVRAKVRGSAERPRLSVFRSNRGVFAQLIDDEASRTLVAVAWTEPELRALDSMEQAKRAGAVLAERAKQAGVATCVFDRGGYRYHGRVRALAEGAREGGLQF, from the coding sequence GTGGCCGTCCTCACCAAGCCGCAGCACAGACTGCGCCGCCGCCGGCGAGTGCGCGCCAAGGTGCGGGGCAGCGCCGAGCGTCCACGCCTGTCGGTGTTCCGCTCCAACCGAGGCGTATTCGCGCAGCTCATCGACGACGAGGCGTCCCGCACCCTGGTCGCCGTGGCCTGGACGGAGCCCGAGCTGCGCGCGCTGGACTCGATGGAGCAGGCGAAGCGCGCCGGCGCCGTGCTCGCCGAGCGCGCGAAGCAGGCAGGCGTTGCGACCTGCGTCTTCGATCGCGGCGGCTATCGGTACCACGGCCGCGTAAGGGCCCTCGCCGAGGGCGCGCGCGAGGGCGGGCTGCAGTTCTAA